From Zea mays cultivar B73 chromosome 3, Zm-B73-REFERENCE-NAM-5.0, whole genome shotgun sequence:
TGCAGACAATTCAGGCACAGAGGAGATAAATGGTAAGCCCGAGTATATCAACATAGATAAGAGCCTTCATTATGTTTGTTTGCTTAAGTTGTGATTTGATTGAATTGTTATCTCATCTTCAAAATTTCATCGTTAGAGTGCCCTGATCCAGGTTGTCACCACAGTGTCTAGACATCTGGATCCTGACAAAGACAACCCGTTAATCACGACTGCATACTTGGCAGCCTCCCTAGACATAGGTATAGAAGGgatagatgatggcaatgatgttGAATATCCATCTTAAAAACATAAATATTTGCCAGAACTACATCAAATTAACTCGTTTTTAatgaccaattgaagatcaagatTCTACACTTTAACTACAGCCACCTTATAGAAAGCACAGGGGGCTAAGTGGCAATAGGTGATTGATTGAGCAATACCCCCAAAGAAATATGTTCACTCAAATTCTATGTAAACTGAGAAAGGACTAGTTTAAAAGGTAGAGACACATTCTACAATATTGAGGGTGTCGTCCTTGCGAGCGAAAGCCATGCCCGCTTGCGGGCGGGCGGCGGTGACGCCTACGGGCGCCCGCCACTCCTACCCTATTGAGGGTGCCGTCATTGGACCTCTCACCCCCTATGGGAATCCTCGCCCCGGCTTTCTTGGGGTCTCTCACTGGTGCTTGGCCGGCGTcggggctctgagggttggggccTGCTAGGTTTGTGCGTCGGTGGACGGCAGAAGGTGTCAATGTGCGGCGGCTTGGCAGGGTGACATCGGCGTGGCTGGCCCTTCAACTTTCTCCTTGGTGCTGGCGATCAACGCTGCTCTGCTAGGTCTTCGGAGGAAACTTTGCTTGGTTTGTTCcaggcgggcggcggcggcggcctttCGACGACGTTTCTCCTTCTTGAAGGCGCGGTCCAGAAGACCTCCAAATTGTGTGGTTGTTGGCGTTGTGGAGGTTtttcgttgctccgcttggctcgGTGGTGTATGGGCCTTTGTCACTAATTCACTATAGACGTCTGCTTGCTCGCGGAGTTTCGGCGTTGTGGATCTTTGCTCGTGGTGAAGAATCGGAGCTGCCTCGCATGAGGTGTGTCGAGGCTTGGCAACGATGACGCGTCGTGGTCTTCTTCCTTGCGCTGGTGTTTGGGTGTAGGCGTCGTCGAGTTCCTTTGGCAGTGTGTGGCTCGTCTTGGAAGTTGGAGCTGCTCGTCCCTTGTGTCCGAGCTTGGCAACGATGTCTCTAGATgggtttggggggggggggggctaccGTTGTCTAGGTTGTTTGTGGGGGCCTTCCGTCGGTTTCTCTACCGTGCGCTTTGTGTAGGTTTTGGCCCGATTTTCCTTAAAATCGGGTCAATTCCATTCTTCTTAATTGAGAGAAAAAGCTCCTGCCATTACGTTCCAAAAAAACATTCTACAATATACACACGAGAACTGGTTTTAACAGAAGTGCACATTCTAGATGCTTTTATTGAGGTATTGTTCCTACTACAAGGATTGATACATAGGTATACTTCCGAAAACAAAAAACAAGTTACTAGTACTTCAATTAGAGTCACGTTGTTTGCCTATACTAATGTGCACAATGGAAATTAGAATGAACACACATCATGTTTTCTGAAACAAAAAAATTTAGGTATGTAAACATTTATTTGATAGAAATTACCGCTGAATCAGCCTTGCTTGAACTTGGTTTTCCTTTCCTTACAGAACTGTTAGAGGCAGTTGATGATTTAACCACAGAGCCTCCTTTACTCCCATTAGGTTTTGAGCTTCGGCTAGGTGTTCCAGTCCTTGATGAACCACGTGCCCAGGCTCCATCTTGGGAGGATTTTCTTGCACTAGATTGACCTCTTGTTGGTCTTCGGGTCGGTGTATCCCTTGGTGGAGCCCACACATCAGGATCATCAAAAGGAGCTGGTGAAGATGTTGGATACTCGTCCAACGGTTGGAAAACAAATGATTTATTGGAGCGAATAGGAGGTGATGAGGACCGCCTCGTCCCAGGAGCTTCTTTAAGGGACTTTAATTGAGCATCCAACTGTTTCACACTTTCCACTTCTTCAGAGATTGCTTTCTTGCAGTTCATCCATTTCGTACGAACCAAAGCATCGTCCAAAGTAGTTAGATGCCTGTATGGTTAAAATTAACCTTAATAACACGGAACACAACGAAAAGACATTATCTAGGCTTTTAACTCATTTTCCTAGTTATTTTATCATTAAATAAGAAAGAATGTGAGCCCCCCCCCTCAGGATAGTGCTTCAAAGTTATTATCTGTCTAACAGTAACTTCGACAATATTCCACTGTTCTATTTTAGACACACCACACACTATTTTGAAATTTGCAGGACTAAAATAAAGCATACAGCTAGGGGCGTAGCCAGAATTTTTCcttgggggaggggcggggggggggggggggggggggggggggggcaacaCATATATAACTATTGTTGTAATGCTAATAAATTGAATGATGTATATATACAATGGCCACTAGTAGTAACAATTAACACATACATACGCTACGCTAAGTACATAACAAATTTTAACTTATTATAAACTAACTCTTTTATTTTACCCATAGATATATAACGGCGCCTCCCTTGTCTACGACACTGCATAAAGCTGTTTCACACTTTTTTCACTTATTTGCCTGTACGGCCGTACTTTTCTGAGAGTTCATCCATTTTCTATGAATCAGAGGATCAACATGCACAGTGTATCCATCGTATACTAACATGAAGTACAAGGAAAAACACATTTTTTAGCTTTTAAATATCTTCGCACCAACAGTACTCAATTGTTACAATCATTTATCCTAATATGGATGCAAATCAATTATATTTTTATCATTTCACTTAAAAAATGCAAACTAAAAATAGGGATAGACCCAACAACATAGCCAACATTTCAGCAAAATGCGCCACAGAGCAAAACGACAACTGCTAAACTACTGAAAGCAGCAGTCGAAATGAAAACCGTTGCCGTGAGGCCAAACCCGCAGATCCGGGCGGGCTGGACGTCGCGATTCACACCCACTGATCGCCGATTCGCCGTAGTGGCCTGATAGCGATCGAATCCACGGCGTAATACGGCAACTGGGGAACCGGGGTCAGGGGATTATAGGAAGCTCACTTGTTGATCTGAGCAATGGCGCCGTCGAAGAAGATTATGGAGGTGTCGTATAGGCCCTCGAGCGCGTAATCCCGCGCAAGCTTGATGTGGTCCTGCAGCCCCGCGAGGGGATTCGCCATTTCCGCCGCCGCCGCGAAGATCCGGCGATAGGGTTCCCGAATCCCGACAAAATGCGTGGTGTGGGAAGAGACGAGCAGGAGCAGTTCGCCAGTTCGATGGAGAGAACGCGAGGGAGGCCGAGAGCTGTAGTAGGAGAGTGGTTTGGTTTGGTTTCGAAAATCGAAATTTTGGGGACGAAATGGACTTTCGGTTAGGCCTGTTTGAAACTAGAGCCGATAGATAGCGGCTGAAATTAGCGGCAGAGATTCCAACGCCTAGTAGTTAATACTTTAGCTAACAATTAGTTCGTTAGCTCCAACTAACAATTTATTAGTTGTGTTAACTCAAACATGACCTTATTTTGTTGTTATAGAATTCGTTTAAATGGTTTCTCCGTAATAGTATTAACATATTAGGCTTTCTATAATAGTAACGTATTTTGTGTCCATGGACATTTGATTCAGTTTTTCCCGATGAGCTTTTCTAAAATTTTGGTTATGAAAATAATCTGAGTATATGAAAATTACGTGTGTAGAAAGATAAAAAAGTCCACAATTTATGATATTGAAAATGACGATTTTCTATTACCACAATTACTTGATCGATTTTGGGTTCACATTGATTTTATAGACCGAAAAGCTAGACGTTGACAGTATCCAACAGATTTCGATGGCCAGAAGTGGAAAAAAACTAAGAGTCCGTAGCCATTGGATCTCCGTCTTGTGGTGTGGTGACCTGCTGTTTTGCATTTATCCCCTCCCAGCTACGACGTATTTCCAAAACACCTCCTAGCCtgattttttttataaaaaaaaacagacagatccatccccacatacagcttcaTTCTCCTTACATACATCAATACATGCTACCAACGCTGCCAATTTATGGCCAGGCCGCCACCGCTGTTCGGCCACCTCGTCGGCAAGTCTTATGCCTAACTTTAAACCTCTACTCATATACGTTTGATAGAGATAACATCCGCGATAGCGTTTTCTAATGTGTTGCATTGAGTGATTGTATGGAGTGGCACTAGATGGTACACCAATTTATAGTGTGTTACATTAAATGATTGTATTAAGTGACACTAGATGGTTGAGTTGCAAGACAACGGTGCTACGGTGCTAGTTACCTCCTAGACAATTTGGAGATTGTGACTCCGTCAAAGCATGCAAGAAACTTATGTGTAGCACTAGAAAATTCATTACGAGGGTATCATGCTCACCCCACTTAAGACACGAAGAGATCTACAAAGCTACTTTAGGATCAATATAGCTCTTAGAAAGAGATCTACTAGAACACTTCTCTGATTAGATATTACTATATATGGGAGAAATCGAACATACATGAAATTTGCATAATTAGGACATATTTGAACTAAGTCTAGAAAACGAGAGGCTATTAATATTTGCCCATGCTCCACTGTGGGGGTCATAAGTCCTACTCTGTATTTCAGAAAATGTACATTGTACATGAAAAACACTTAGACATTGTTCGGTTATTTCTATCCCATGTGGATTAGATGAAATTAAAAAATATAtgaaagattttgacttgtttAGGATTTAAACCCACTCAATTCCACCCAATTCACATGAACTGAGAGCAAAACAAATGAGCCCTCATTAGGATCTAGGATTCCTCCCTTCGTCTATGTCGATGACCAGTAGATGGTCTGGCTTTGAACCATTCGGTCCCTCTTTGTACAACTTGGGCAAATATGCGTGGTATGCTGGTAGGTAGCGTGATACAAAATCCATAACCTGAAAGAACTACCAGCATTATATTTCTGTAGATAATCGACTTGTTCTAGAAAAAAAACTAAAGTTAATTGTTGGATAAATGAGTATATATGCTTCCTTTTTAAAATAAATGACATGAAAATGGTTTGCTGAAAGAAGAACATCGGTAACCAGTCAATCAGTAATTTTTCTTTCCACTACCATGACTTTAACAAATAATGTTCAAGGATAACGAAGGGGTCACTCTAAGGAGCGAATAGTTTTGTCAGAGAACGCACCTCCTCATCAGACATTCCAGGTTTTCCATCTGCTCTCATAGCTATCTCCGCCTGCAGTCCAAATACTAAACTCAGAAAGTGCAATTCATGGTTTGTTACAGAGTTCAGTAGCACCACTTGCCACTAGTCAGATTATTCGAGTAATGACCTGCAGCCTCCACTGATAGACAGAACTAGGTTCTCTTATTTTTATAACGATCCACGAGTCGATGAACCTGTCCCAAGCGTCATAGTATGCTTCAAGGTTGTTGTTAACCACCTCGAGCTGAAGGTGACAAAATTACTAAATAGTGTCATACTATTGCTTCAGGTAAGGTAAAAACAACAGAATCAGATAATTGCCTGGGGATCCACTGCTTTCACAACTTCATTTGGAAGAGGTTTAAATCCAAGCATCCATCCTTCAAAGAAAACAACCTAGGATAGCAAAGAAGACACACTTAAGTTGAGAATCACTTACACTTAGTCACTTACCAAACTAATTTTCCTCGACTAAACATGAGATTACCTCTAACGGCCCTTCAACCTCCGGCCACACAGAAGGATCAGCACGATCACCTCTTCCCCCAAAAGCAGACTACATGAACATGTGACATGTATCATGCAGCTGATCAGCTATAAGCCTATAAACATCAGCCAGAGGAACATTAACTGCACCCTTTACCTTGTCATACCGTGGAACCTTCATCTTGATGCCTAATGTTGTGAAAACAATAGTGAGTTCACTAAAATATGTTTTAAAATTGTTGTAAATCATTTTACTAATTTTCCAAGAAGGCACAAATCATCATCCCAAATAAACAACTAGTTTGAAGAAGGCCCAAATATTTGTCTAAACATGTACCTTCTTTTGTTAGTTTCATCAGTGACTCAAGTGTTTCAACACTGAATTGGAGATTGTGGCTTCCAGCATTTCCACGGAGCTAGAAAAGTTTTGGTTAGTTACTCTCAAATCTCAATTCAGCTTGCGTTACAAAGTTGAAAGTAAAGCACGTTCACTAGCCTACTGGAGTGACGGAGTTTGTACCTCCAAAAGAGCATTTCCAGGGTATCTGTCCCTCAGTTCATTCTGCACATAGAAAAACGTAAGTGTTAGCTATTTCACTAGTTTCAATACTAGTTCAGTCAAGAGAAAGAGACTATTTTTGAATATGTGGTCGATATATTTTGCATATATAATAGAAGCTTCACACCTGCTCTTTTGCTGTCAAATAGAAGTCATCTATAGACAATGTGGCGGATTTCCTATGTCACACAGAAGTTTGGCTCTTAAATTTCATTCATACAGGCAAATTAAAGAGCGCAATGATCAGTTCAATGAGAAGAACTCACCTACCAGCAACCTGAAAAAGATAATCAAGTGCGAAGACCAGAGTCGTCTTTCCACTTCCTTGGGGAGCGCTGACCCCGATCTGTGTTAGACAAAAAAAAAACTCCCGTTTATCAAATGTGAACTGAACTTGCTATGCTGTCCATTCATGATTCATGTAAACTAATAATCAGATTCAGGCCCCGTCTAGGTTGAAACATCTCCTTTAGTGATTCCCTCGATCCATCAGGTTTAAGATGATAAGATCATGTGCACTTCTTTTAAGCATGGCTCATGGACAGCATATGCTTTGTATATATTTTGCCTAGCATCTACTGTGTGCGGTAGACTACATAATTCAGAGGAACATGTTCTCTTGTGCACATTTGGTGGAACATGGCATAAGAGCTTTGGATCGTATCCTCGCCTCACTCGAGAACGAATAAATGCCAGCAACACCAGTTTATTTGTGAGATGACGATAGGGTCGATTGCCTTAGTTCTAAACTTCGATTCGACATGAACATGAGCATCTATATGCAAGTAGTAACTGCAAAAAGGGCAATGTTGATGCGAGTGCATACCACCAATGGCGGGATGTCGTCGCCCTCGCTGTACTTGGCTCTGTGCTCTATGACCTGGTCCTCGCACCAGAGGAAGACGGGGATGTAGAACTGGTAAACCCGGGCCTTCTCGGCCTCCGACAGCTGGAGCTCGTCGAGGCGGAGGAGGCGCGCCACGTCAACCCCGCAGCGAAGCCACCGGCCGATGGAGTCGGCGACCTTCTCTTTGGTATAGCCGATCCTGTCCACCAGTGGACCGCTGCATATGAAGCTGTAGAGGTCCCGCGCGCTAAGCGCCGGGGATGGCGGCGGGGCGGCGCGCGGCGGCGAAGCCGTCGGGCCGTCGTCCAGGCATGACAAGAACGCTGGCCGGCACGATGAGACAAGAAATTAGACAATCGACAGCAAGTTTCTTCTCTAATTGTCGACAACGAGAAGATTACCATCCATACAGTCAAGATCCGAGGACCTGAACAATCGATCGGCTAACCAGTATATTAGTAGGAGCGGCTAACAGAAGATCGGTTCTCCAGTATATTAGTTTAGCGACAGAGTGGGTGCGGGATATTTTTTTGTTTATAGCGCATCATCGAACATTGTATACCAAGGGCAGAAATAATCAAATAATAGTAACAAAATGTACTCGAGCGAGGGAGGTGGTGGACAGCTGGAAAAATATCAAAAGGGAGAGAGATAGAAAAAATAAACTAGTCTCTGCCGCTCAAGCACGCTTATCgtcgaaagaaaaagaaaaggacatAAGAATCACGCATCTAGAAGAGAAGTTAGAGACGTCGCTCTTGCTAAGTTTGTGTACATGCAACATGAGCAGTACGTGTGCGTGGCGATTACTGAGGTTAGAACGGGTTGTATATCGAGGCTTGGCTCGACTCAACTTATTCGAGTTCGAGCTGACTCGTTAAGTTAACGAGGCATAGTGTCAGATCGATTTGACTCGTTTAACTTATGAGataaataaaaaaacaatatGTATATAATAATTAAGTTCTAATTAatttaaaaatagaaaaataATAATTATACTCATAATTTTATATATCACATCAATGTAACACTAAATCAACATACATTATCactcatcaattcacaattcacacatatgttcatcagtttaaccaaCAATTATATTCATATAGACCAATTTAACATAAAGACAGTTCATCAATTATTAGTTTAACTCATAGACATAGACACAACACATACATATAATATATTCATCAATTGTTacgtaaataatatatatatagttctgttttgctgaaatgtgatagctcgtttaaCTAATGAGCTAACTAAGCTAGAATGTCGGCTCTGTTCGTGAAAAAGATTCGAGCGAGTCGATTTGAGTCGAGCTAACTACAAATAAAGCGAGCCAACAAGCCACGAACATTCGGGCTTGTTTTGCAAAACGGTGGCAGCAACGCCAGGTGTTCGATTCTAAACACCTCGGGTTGAATGCGAATGCCTGGCGAGGAGATGCGTGGAGGCGTTGAACCAAACAATCCCTTCGTCCAGCCCTAGGCTAGAAGTTGCGGTGTTTTGTGTACACGCATAAGCACATTAGTTTGAAAACCTAACCCCTTTAAAAATTCCGGTAATTGAGAAAAACGAGCTatttttttccaaaaattttggaGCGCATTTAAATTTCTAAACTAGTCTTAAAAGTTTTGCCACGAATACTAAAAGAATTAACTTGGTATATTCGAATGTCCGTAAACCATTTAATACATGTATGAAATTATGGTGAATAAAATCAGATCTCTATATGTGACATGTCACTTTGTTGCTTCTTTGACATAATAAGATCAAATGCATTAGAGCTCTGCTCTCACAATAAAAATGACGAGAAATTTGGAATTATGTCATTATTAAAGATAGGTTTCGCTGGTTTGCCATCAAACGAGTGAGCTGCTTGGGCCAACGAGCATTGCTCTGTTTCTATTATGTTTTTGCCTACCCGACATACGGTGCTTACAGACCTTATACACGGCTGGCCAGCCCACGCCACAATTCTACAGTAACAATCAATCTAGCCCAGCTACGGCCCATACCCTTCTACTGTTCTTCATAAGTGCCAGCTTCCTCTTCTATCTCCGATACAGCAACATAGACCGGATGTCACAGTGACCACCGCCCTCTAGCTCGTCGCCTCGTCGGCGTGCCCAGCTTCTGGTCCAGCGCGTCGCCTCCGCTGCTGCTGGGCCCGACGCCCAACTACCGTGCCGAGGTCCCAGGCAGGAAGCATCTTGGCGTACGTGCCGCCGGCGACAAGCACCCACCACACCAGGTACGGCCGCCCCCTCTTCCCTTCCTGATGTGCAAAACTAAGCATCCGAACCCTAATTAAGCTATTTGGCTATCTGTATTTGGATCTGATCTGTATAAATGTATTATGCCTACTAATTTCTATCGGGTGTGCATGTACACCCATGTCCTTTATTGGGTCTACCCTTGTGACGGTCGACTAGTCTGTAGGCCTGTAGCTAGTGTTTGAGCTAATTAATTCGATTCAGCTAAACTGTTTTGTTTGTTAAATGGTGAATGTTCGATCCCGTTGTCCATCTATTATTTGTTGTAGATGGCTTAGGGCATTCTATCCACCATTCAGTTTTAGATCTTTCTTAAAACATGCTAGTTCTGCTGAATAGCGCGCTTTCAGTGAAAAAAATATCAAACCTGTTCCATCTAAAAAGGAGGGGGGAATTCTAGCTCTCTAACTTACTGTGATTGATATTCCAACCATTCTAGTTTCTTGCACTTATGTTTTTCCCTGTAGTGGAGCACCGGTCCTGGTTTCTATTCCAAACCTTTTGTGGATTGGTGCAAGATGGCACCTGTCTGGCTGTTTTGGACCTTCACCTAGCTGTATGTATTCCTGGATGAAGACTATCAAGTTAAATTAGTGATAGAGGGTTAGTATGATTGTGCACATGCATTCTTCTTGCATCCAAGCCGAATGATTAGCTATTGTTTATATTGTTTTGATAAAAAATGATTCATTAGTGACACCTCAAGATCATTGACCATGAATTCATCTTTTGTTCATGGATGCCTTCGATTAAAGATAAGTCAATGCATTTAAGAATTAAAATGGATGCAAACGTTCTAAACCAGAAACCAAAATGCTTGATAACATTTTAATCAACCTCAAACTTTTTTAACGCTGTGGATGTGTTTATTTTCATTTCATTTTGCAGTCAAATGAATAGTTGATTTCATTTCAAGCAATTCCTGAACAACTATATTACAGTCATGAAGTCGTTAGCCAAGCAAGAGACACAGCCAAAATCGCGGCTCATTGTGCGCCTTGGTGTATTCCTTGCATCTCACCACATTCTGTTCAGGTTCACCATCCTCTCCTTCATTTTGCAGTCTAAATCCTTCCTTTTTGTCCTTTTTTGTTCCCCCAACTCACTATTCACCATTTTGGGTCAGTGTTATATGCTGCTATGCAGGCATTATCGCGCTACTACTCCTTCCTTCACTTGCAAAAAACACATACCTCTCGGAGAATGCTCTTATACCTGGTATTTTACCCTCCTCTCTATTTTTTGTTTACTGCTACTCTATTGATGCATAcatgttgttgttcttgatgggTGTACCTGTCTGGTGGCTGTACACTCAGTTCCTCGGACTGCATAAAGGGGCAGAC
This genomic window contains:
- the LOC103651345 gene encoding D-glycerate 3-kinase, chloroplastic — protein: MDAFLSCLDDGPTASPPRAAPPPSPALSARDLYSFICSGPLVDRIGYTKEKVADSIGRWLRCGVDVARLLRLDELQLSEAEKARVYQFYIPVFLWCEDQVIEHRAKYSEGDDIPPLVIGVSAPQGSGKTTLVFALDYLFQVAGRKSATLSIDDFYLTAKEQNELRDRYPGNALLELRGNAGSHNLQFSVETLESLMKLTKEGIKMKVPRYDKSAFGGRGDRADPSVWPEVEGPLEVVFFEGWMLGFKPLPNEVVKAVDPQLEVVNNNLEAYYDAWDRFIDSWIVIKIREPSSVYQWRLQAEIAMRADGKPGMSDEEVMDFVSRYLPAYHAYLPKLYKEGPNGSKPDHLLVIDIDEGRNPRS